Genomic segment of Deltaproteobacteria bacterium:
TCATTTATGAATTGGAAACTCACTAATGCCCAGATTTCATTTATGGATGGGCACTAATCTGATGAGTATTCCGAATATTGTCATGTATAGATGCCTGCCCTGTTTGGCACATTAAGCAGGGCAGTTGAAAATTTCGATTTCCCCTCCGAGGCGTAAGCTTGACCTTGAGCAAAATTGACCATTTTTCAAAAATCTCGTTTCAAAAGGGGGGGCATGTCAATGTCGCACGAAGGGGTTGAGTGGAAGGAGAACAAGGGGGGATCAGCGGGACAGATAAGCCATGAGACTTTTCTTAAGTCGTTCATGGACTTCCCTCGGGACTCCTTCCTTAGACAATTCCTTGCATAAGGCCACGGTCCTTTTCAGGGAATCCAGGCACCGCTCGCATTCAGGACATTCCCGGAGGTGATCCTCTATCTCCTTGCAGATGGATGAATCCAGTTCACCATCCAGGTACTCCGAGATCCTGTTGAACAAGGCTTTGCACTTTTCATGCATGGTGTGCGCTCTCCTTGTAATGGCCGGAGATCTCCTTTCGTAAGAAAAGGCGGGCACGGTGCAGGCGGGTCTTCACCGATTGGGGAGTGATCCCCAGTATCTCGGCCGTCTCCTCCGTGTTGAATCCCTGGAGATCCCTGAGATTGAAAACCATCCTGTATTTCGGAGGCA
This window contains:
- a CDS encoding zf-HC2 domain-containing protein, producing MHEKCKALFNRISEYLDGELDSSICKEIEDHLRECPECERCLDSLKRTVALCKELSKEGVPREVHERLKKSLMAYLSR